From Paenibacillus sp. PK3_47, the proteins below share one genomic window:
- a CDS encoding sugar ABC transporter substrate-binding protein: MKIRSSKFLKTAPAVLAGLIALSGCGNNNSTNSESAGNSTGKTVNLTMSAWGNPDELKIYQKGIDAYTKAHPNVKIKLVPVASDGYEQKLLTQLQGGNAPDVFYISDSTMIKLVQNNSLADLSEFMKTDSSYAKADEFAEGLWGAAKDGDKIYGITMDCNPLVMYYNKKMFSDLGIKTPQEYFDEGSWNWAAFDEVTKKLKDAGKQGYIGETWTMDTWIWSNGGFTYDDEGNYVMDQDPKAREAIQFVSDLKEKGQMKYAGSLPKGQGLDAMFMSNQVGLIAAGRWLTPMFTANNLEFDYIYWPSNTGNPMEPVQVPIAFVAVNKVSKEQEEAMKFVTFYVSKEGQKARLSGNGSSVPSVSGIDEIITSDKTVEHAQYFIDAREKGYANGSLRQFKGRVPGLSERINEQFDLLLLGKQNVDQTIENITEQTKKLTQESGTAN; the protein is encoded by the coding sequence ATGAAAATAAGATCAAGCAAATTTCTAAAGACTGCTCCTGCCGTTCTTGCAGGCCTGATTGCTCTCTCCGGCTGCGGAAACAATAATTCTACAAATTCAGAGTCCGCCGGTAATTCAACCGGCAAGACTGTTAATCTTACAATGTCGGCATGGGGAAATCCGGATGAATTAAAGATTTATCAAAAAGGTATAGATGCCTACACCAAAGCCCATCCGAACGTAAAAATAAAATTGGTGCCGGTGGCAAGCGACGGTTATGAGCAAAAACTGCTGACACAGCTGCAGGGCGGAAATGCACCGGATGTTTTTTATATCTCGGATTCTACCATGATTAAATTGGTGCAAAACAATTCCCTGGCCGATCTGAGCGAGTTTATGAAAACGGACAGCAGCTACGCCAAAGCGGATGAGTTTGCGGAAGGTCTATGGGGGGCCGCCAAAGATGGCGATAAAATTTACGGCATTACCATGGACTGCAATCCCTTAGTCATGTATTACAACAAAAAGATGTTCAGCGATTTGGGGATAAAAACACCCCAGGAATATTTTGATGAAGGCAGCTGGAACTGGGCGGCATTTGATGAAGTAACGAAGAAGCTGAAGGACGCCGGCAAGCAGGGATATATCGGGGAAACCTGGACAATGGATACCTGGATCTGGTCCAATGGAGGCTTTACCTATGATGATGAAGGAAATTATGTCATGGATCAGGATCCCAAAGCACGCGAAGCCATTCAATTCGTTAGCGATTTGAAGGAGAAAGGGCAGATGAAATATGCCGGCTCGCTTCCAAAAGGGCAGGGGCTTGATGCCATGTTCATGTCCAATCAAGTGGGACTTATAGCAGCAGGGCGCTGGCTGACTCCCATGTTCACAGCAAACAATCTCGAATTCGACTACATTTACTGGCCATCGAACACCGGCAATCCAATGGAACCGGTGCAGGTGCCTATCGCCTTTGTAGCTGTAAATAAAGTGTCCAAAGAACAGGAAGAAGCGATGAAGTTTGTGACATTTTATGTTTCAAAAGAGGGGCAAAAGGCGCGTCTTTCCGGTAACGGCAGTTCAGTGCCCTCGGTTTCCGGAATAGACGAGATCATAACAAGCGACAAAACGGTTGAGCATGCCCAGTATTTCATTGACGCCCGGGAAAAAGGATATGCCAACGGTTCCTTGAGACAATTCAAAGGACGTGTACCCGGATTGAGTGAAAGAATTAATGAACAGTTCGATTTGCTGCTCCTCGGCAAACAAAATGTAGATCAGACGATTGAGAACATTACGGAACAAACCAAAAAATTAACACAGGAATCCGGCACGGCTAACTAA
- a CDS encoding AraC family transcriptional regulator — MENDTTRSKWNQTSVSFHFITPMPYILLQGAGYELITSHQYIWDGRNRTGDHCVLQYTLDGRGEIETGGKKYSLERGDAFLADIPGDHIYRLPSDSSKWEVLYFELSHLALNLLHEWIDINGYIFRIEPDSELEHLLWRTYREAIDDSYRDMYQCSRAAYSLAMSLASHLVTLDSNAPLPLLVERCKTFIDSNLERSIGLQDMAEFSGCSKFHLTREFERFLGFSPGRYLTRVRLERAATLLLEPTNLTLEQVAKQSGFSNANYFGKVFRKYTGMAPGEFRTEGDLYQIRRFIRNGQ, encoded by the coding sequence GTGGAAAATGATACAACCAGAAGCAAGTGGAATCAGACTTCGGTATCTTTTCATTTTATTACACCAATGCCATACATTCTGTTGCAAGGTGCCGGCTATGAGCTGATTACTTCTCATCAATATATCTGGGATGGCCGGAACCGTACTGGAGATCATTGTGTGCTCCAATATACGCTGGATGGCCGTGGCGAAATCGAAACAGGAGGCAAAAAATATTCCCTTGAACGTGGAGATGCATTTCTGGCTGACATACCCGGAGATCATATCTACCGTCTTCCTTCTGATTCTTCCAAATGGGAGGTGCTGTATTTCGAGCTCTCCCATCTGGCACTCAATCTTCTTCACGAGTGGATTGATATCAACGGCTATATTTTCCGGATTGAACCGGACTCTGAATTAGAGCATCTTTTATGGCGTACTTACCGGGAAGCCATTGACGACAGCTACCGCGACATGTATCAATGTTCCCGGGCGGCCTATTCACTCGCCATGTCGCTAGCCAGTCATCTGGTCACCCTTGACAGCAACGCGCCATTGCCTCTGCTTGTAGAGCGCTGCAAGACCTTTATTGACAGCAATCTCGAGCGGAGCATCGGACTTCAGGACATGGCAGAATTCTCGGGCTGTTCTAAATTTCATCTTACGCGTGAGTTTGAACGGTTTCTTGGTTTCTCTCCCGGAAGGTATTTAACCCGGGTTAGATTAGAAAGAGCGGCAACCCTGCTGCTGGAGCCGACCAATCTTACACTGGAGCAGGTGGCGAAGCAGTCGGGTTTTTCAAATGCAAATTATTTCGGTAAAGTTTTCCGGAAGTATACAGGGATGGCACCGGGGGAATTCCGCACTGAGGGAGACTTATACCAAATCCGGAGATTCATCCGAAATGGCCAATAG
- a CDS encoding alpha-galactosidase, translating to MGIYYDEEYKVFHLQTPGSSYCMQIIRDGYLGHLYWGKRIAVYRNSLPFNFIDRGFSPNPDPADRKFSLDNLPQEYPGYGNGDFGLPAYQAGQSNGSEICDLRYLRHRIYAGKPNLTGLPATYIEQDNEADTLELVLEDRLTGLQVTLIYTAFNELDAITRSVHYDNTGAGNLVLHRALSASIDFRDDGYDMLTFYGAHTNERNIARRPLMPGIQSAESRRGASSPQQNPFLALLRPGTDEDKGEVFALNLVYSGNFAAQAEVGQYQTTRVSIGINPFGFSWHLAPGGKFQTPEAVLVYSDQGLGGMSRVFNKLYRTRLCRGKFRDAQRPVLINNWEATYFDFDADKIIEIASEGKELGMELFVLDDGWFGKRDNDLSSLGDWTVDHRKLPEGLNNLAQRITGMGMQFGLWFEPEMVSPDSELYRNHPDWCLHVADRPRTVGRNQLVLDLSRQDVCDYIVGAIADILSSAPVTYVKWDMNRHLTETGSALLPAERQRETGHRYILGLYRVMDELTSAFPDVLFESCSSGGGRYDAGMLYYMPQTWASDNTDAISRLKIQYGNSMVYPAVSMGAHVSGVPNHQVNRFTPLDTRGHVAMSGNLGYELDLTKLSPEEKISVKSQVALYKEIRPLIQFGEFYRILSPFEGNETAWAFVSAGQNEAVLAFFRVLSQPAERVPILKCKGLNPTYVYRHHETGRIYGGDELMYAGLTLPAINGDYISLFWRFSRVEEY from the coding sequence ATGGGCATTTATTACGATGAAGAATATAAGGTGTTTCATCTGCAGACCCCGGGGTCCAGCTACTGCATGCAGATTATCCGCGACGGGTATCTGGGGCATTTATATTGGGGAAAAAGAATTGCTGTTTACCGGAATTCCTTACCTTTTAACTTTATTGACCGGGGTTTCTCTCCTAATCCCGACCCGGCAGACCGGAAATTTTCCCTGGACAATCTTCCCCAGGAGTATCCGGGTTACGGTAACGGTGACTTCGGCTTACCCGCTTATCAAGCGGGCCAGTCTAACGGGTCTGAAATCTGTGATCTCCGTTATTTGAGACACCGGATATATGCCGGCAAGCCCAATTTGACAGGACTGCCTGCCACTTATATTGAGCAGGACAACGAAGCCGACACCCTGGAGCTTGTCCTTGAAGATCGTCTGACCGGTCTGCAGGTTACGTTGATATATACTGCCTTTAACGAATTGGACGCTATCACGCGTTCGGTACATTACGATAATACTGGCGCCGGCAATCTCGTCCTTCATCGTGCCTTAAGCGCAAGTATTGATTTTAGAGATGACGGGTATGACATGCTGACCTTCTACGGAGCACACACCAATGAACGGAATATAGCACGCAGACCTCTTATGCCCGGAATCCAGAGTGCGGAAAGCCGCAGAGGAGCCAGCAGCCCGCAGCAGAATCCATTTCTGGCCCTGCTTCGGCCAGGCACTGATGAGGACAAGGGCGAGGTATTCGCCCTTAATCTCGTGTACAGCGGCAATTTTGCCGCTCAGGCTGAGGTGGGGCAGTACCAGACCACTAGGGTGTCCATTGGCATTAACCCGTTCGGCTTCTCCTGGCATCTTGCGCCAGGCGGGAAATTCCAAACACCTGAAGCAGTTCTGGTATACTCTGACCAGGGTTTGGGCGGGATGTCCCGTGTCTTTAATAAGCTGTACCGGACGCGGCTTTGCCGCGGTAAATTCCGCGACGCACAGCGCCCGGTTTTAATCAATAATTGGGAAGCCACCTATTTTGATTTTGATGCGGATAAGATCATAGAAATCGCCAGTGAAGGAAAAGAGCTGGGTATGGAGCTCTTTGTTCTTGACGACGGATGGTTCGGTAAACGTGACAATGATCTAAGTTCGCTTGGCGACTGGACGGTTGATCACCGCAAGCTGCCGGAAGGACTTAACAACCTTGCACAGCGGATAACCGGAATGGGGATGCAGTTTGGCCTGTGGTTTGAACCGGAGATGGTTTCACCGGACAGTGAGCTCTACCGCAATCATCCTGACTGGTGCCTTCATGTGGCGGACCGTCCCCGTACGGTAGGACGAAATCAGCTTGTACTCGATTTGTCGCGTCAGGATGTGTGCGATTATATTGTTGGGGCTATCGCTGACATTCTGTCTTCAGCACCGGTTACGTATGTTAAATGGGACATGAACCGGCATCTGACAGAGACCGGATCTGCGCTTCTTCCCGCGGAACGCCAGCGCGAAACAGGACACCGTTATATCCTGGGTCTGTACAGGGTAATGGATGAACTCACCTCTGCTTTTCCGGATGTTCTGTTCGAGAGCTGTTCCAGCGGCGGAGGAAGGTATGATGCCGGAATGCTCTACTACATGCCTCAGACATGGGCAAGCGACAATACCGATGCCATAAGCCGGCTCAAAATCCAGTACGGCAACAGTATGGTTTATCCGGCCGTGTCTATGGGGGCTCATGTTTCCGGTGTTCCCAATCACCAAGTCAACCGGTTCACTCCGCTTGACACCAGAGGGCATGTGGCAATGTCAGGTAACCTCGGGTACGAACTGGACCTTACCAAGCTATCTCCTGAGGAAAAAATAAGCGTCAAATCTCAAGTTGCGCTGTATAAAGAAATCCGGCCCCTCATTCAATTCGGAGAGTTTTACCGGATTTTAAGTCCGTTTGAAGGCAACGAAACCGCCTGGGCCTTTGTTTCAGCCGGCCAGAATGAAGCTGTGCTCGCCTTCTTCCGGGTGCTTAGCCAGCCTGCTGAAAGAGTCCCTATTCTAAAGTGCAAGGGCTTAAATCCGACTTATGTGTATCGCCATCACGAAACGGGCCGGATCTATGGCGGTGATGAGTTGATGTACGCCGGCTTGACGCTTCCGGCCATTAACGGAGATTATATCAGCCTGTTCTGGCGGTTTAGCAGAGTTGAAGAATACTAA
- a CDS encoding ATP-binding protein: MECVIFIGIQASGKSTFYKERFFKTHMRINLDMLKTRHRENVFMEASFQTSLPFVIDNTNPTIEDRKKYIDLAEKYKYKVVGYYFEPDYDLSYARNEERQGKEKVAEVGIRSTLKKLQRPSYEEGFAELYLVRSLYEDFEVREITME; encoded by the coding sequence ATGGAATGTGTTATTTTCATTGGCATTCAAGCATCGGGGAAATCCACCTTTTACAAGGAAAGGTTCTTTAAAACGCACATGAGGATTAATCTCGATATGTTAAAGACCAGGCATAGAGAGAATGTTTTTATGGAAGCCTCGTTTCAAACCAGTTTGCCATTTGTTATTGATAATACTAACCCGACCATTGAGGATCGCAAAAAGTACATTGATTTAGCAGAAAAGTATAAATACAAAGTGGTGGGCTATTACTTTGAACCGGATTATGATTTATCGTATGCACGCAATGAGGAGAGGCAAGGAAAAGAAAAGGTTGCTGAAGTGGGAATCAGAAGTACGTTGAAGAAGTTACAGAGGCCATCCTATGAAGAAGGATTTGCTGAGCTTTATTTGGTCAGATCACTTTATGAAGACTTTGAGGTCAGAGAAATCACCATGGAATGA
- a CDS encoding tRNA(His) guanylyltransferase Thg1 family protein codes for MKKDDFGNRMKGYENVFRQTLPQRLPVIIRIDGAHFHTFTRGMKKPFDEELIRIFWETCKYLAQNIMGCKLIYHQSDEISILLTNYDKLTTQSWFDNNLQKIVSVSASLATAKFNEEIKNVFPDKPLATFDSRAWVLPHDEVANYFLWRQQDATKNSISMVAQANFPHKDLQGLDGKRLQDKLFLEKGMNWNDIPIWQKRGACITKQNYTKGEAIRRKWDVDLNTPIFSQNREYINQYVYLSGDE; via the coding sequence ATGAAAAAGGACGATTTTGGAAATCGGATGAAAGGTTATGAGAATGTTTTTAGACAAACGCTTCCTCAAAGGCTTCCGGTTATTATCCGAATAGATGGAGCGCACTTTCATACTTTTACACGGGGGATGAAGAAACCGTTTGATGAGGAATTAATCCGGATCTTTTGGGAGACCTGTAAATACTTAGCCCAAAACATAATGGGTTGTAAGCTGATTTATCATCAGAGCGATGAAATATCTATTCTGCTTACCAATTATGATAAGCTGACCACCCAATCATGGTTTGATAATAATCTTCAGAAGATCGTTTCTGTATCCGCTTCATTAGCTACTGCAAAGTTCAATGAAGAGATTAAAAATGTCTTTCCCGATAAACCGCTGGCTACTTTCGATAGCAGAGCCTGGGTGCTTCCTCATGACGAAGTGGCAAACTACTTTCTTTGGAGACAGCAGGATGCAACTAAAAACAGCATTTCAATGGTTGCACAGGCTAACTTCCCGCATAAGGATTTACAGGGGCTTGACGGGAAACGGCTTCAGGATAAACTGTTTTTAGAGAAGGGGATGAATTGGAACGATATACCCATCTGGCAGAAACGCGGAGCCTGTATTACAAAACAGAACTATACAAAAGGTGAAGCAATCCGAAGGAAATGGGATGTGGATCTCAACACACCTATATTCAGTCAGAACAGAGAGTACATAAATCAATATGTGTACTTATCGGGGGATGAATAA
- a CDS encoding WGxxGxxG family protein → MNKLITSLACTTVLSMSLLGVGSAAHAAGTGGGMGSAVPDTGATGMNTERTHMLNGTGNGTGNGNGTGTGIGTRVNNMMDRTTGTVNRTTDNILGGDRNNRTGDNHGVSPLSNNNNNNNNNGRYRATAANNNNDDGMDWGWLGLIGLLGLAGMRNKSSERERR, encoded by the coding sequence TTGAACAAGCTGATAACAAGCCTTGCCTGCACAACCGTATTGTCCATGAGTCTTCTTGGTGTAGGATCTGCTGCACATGCTGCAGGTACAGGTGGCGGTATGGGATCTGCTGTTCCTGATACAGGAGCAACAGGCATGAACACCGAACGTACGCATATGCTGAATGGTACAGGCAATGGAACTGGCAATGGTAATGGTACAGGTACAGGCATTGGCACACGAGTTAACAACATGATGGACCGCACGACAGGTACAGTGAACAGAACCACCGACAACATCCTTGGCGGCGACAGAAACAACCGCACAGGTGATAACCACGGTGTGTCACCACTGAGCAACAACAATAATAACAATAACAACAACGGCAGATACCGGGCGACCGCTGCCAACAACAACAATGATGACGGCATGGATTGGGGCTGGCTTGGTCTGATCGGTCTCCTCGGTCTGGCCGGCATGCGCAACAAGAGCAGCGAGCGCGAACGCCGCTAG
- a CDS encoding M15 family metallopeptidase has protein sequence MLTLDQVKRKSAASLGKLHPAVQAGATKLIERSYARGVPIVITQGMRSIAEQNALYAQGRTKKGPIVTNAKGGSSYHNYGLAFDFALLLPDGTSLSWDMSRDGDKDGAADWQEVVQEARKLGFEWGGDWTSFKDYPHFQMTFGLTTEQLRAGRRPTAQQVQDALARINANESGNNNEVIITLNGHKIAEGLMDGGTTYAPVRAVAEALGAEVTYDPASRTVKLVTR, from the coding sequence ATGCTGACTTTAGATCAGGTCAAGCGTAAATCTGCGGCTTCTCTTGGCAAGCTTCATCCGGCGGTGCAGGCCGGTGCAACCAAACTGATCGAGCGGAGTTACGCCCGGGGCGTGCCGATTGTCATTACCCAGGGAATGCGGAGCATTGCCGAACAGAACGCACTTTATGCGCAGGGCAGAACCAAGAAGGGGCCTATTGTGACTAATGCCAAAGGAGGCAGCAGTTACCATAATTACGGACTGGCGTTTGATTTTGCGCTGCTGCTGCCGGACGGCACAAGCCTCTCCTGGGATATGTCCCGTGACGGGGACAAGGATGGAGCAGCGGATTGGCAGGAGGTCGTGCAGGAGGCCCGTAAGCTGGGCTTTGAGTGGGGCGGAGACTGGACTTCGTTTAAGGATTATCCTCATTTTCAGATGACGTTCGGACTGACAACAGAACAGCTTCGGGCAGGCAGGAGACCAACAGCGCAGCAGGTGCAGGATGCCTTAGCCCGGATTAACGCGAATGAAAGCGGGAATAACAATGAGGTTATTATAACCTTGAACGGACATAAGATTGCGGAGGGTCTGATGGACGGCGGTACCACATATGCACCTGTCCGGGCTGTTGCTGAAGCGCTGGGTGCCGAGGTGACTTATGATCCAGCCAGCAGGACGGTCAAGCTGGTTACCCGATAA
- a CDS encoding YolD-like family protein has product MGKKLNGSGLRESGRMMIPEHNSLMIQDKKETWRRVRPVLDEEKLEEIECTLGLSLRAHVRVTVIISGPFENKQLSGFVTSIHTHTREFKLQWAEEWKWINVDDIADAYIV; this is encoded by the coding sequence ATGGGCAAGAAGCTGAATGGCAGCGGTCTGCGGGAGAGCGGCCGGATGATGATCCCGGAACATAATAGCCTTATGATACAGGATAAAAAAGAGACGTGGCGCCGGGTCAGGCCGGTACTGGACGAAGAGAAGCTGGAGGAAATAGAATGTACGCTGGGACTGTCATTGCGGGCGCATGTGCGGGTAACAGTGATCATTTCCGGTCCTTTTGAAAATAAGCAGCTGAGCGGATTCGTCACATCGATTCACACCCATACACGGGAATTCAAGCTGCAGTGGGCGGAAGAATGGAAATGGATTAATGTGGACGATATTGCAGATGCTTATATAGTATGA
- a CDS encoding glycosyl hydrolase yields the protein MEQRILRNMLDSASRLVNDIQWQADFRALQMSPADSLLAPPALKLLNVLYALQGKGIISGQHDYLESSDEFNNKLKNTSGQYAALHGYEMGAITNQTEQMIANQRQWGVDSAIRWHKNGGIVTMTYHAHLPGTAPLWSNVSMSLKEADFAKYVTPGTAQYNALIADLDKAAVYLKKLRDAGVPVLWRPYHEMNGGWFWWGRQSRFRDLWEIMFERYTNDHGLHNLLWVWSPNAKNEWCDEPAAYYPGAGRVDVLALDIYEGDFKNSHHDSLWDLGRGKLIAIGENGQLPSPALLSKSQTKWSYQMTWAKLLYEKNTEAVIKAFMADSFVLTREEYAAKAAAVPAPGTPVPPANGLRGEYYNNATLSGSPVLVRTDANINFVWRQAAPDPAVVPNLFSVRWRGRLGAAYSETYTIYSYSDDGIRIWIDGTLVIDSWMKQSGEERRGSVKLTAGRLHEFKVEYFENQGDARAVLMWESPSQAKSVIPAGAFYMP from the coding sequence ATGGAACAGCGTATACTCCGCAATATGCTGGATTCGGCCTCCCGGCTGGTCAATGATATCCAGTGGCAGGCAGATTTCCGCGCGTTGCAGATGTCTCCTGCCGACAGCCTGCTTGCGCCCCCGGCACTGAAGCTGCTGAATGTGCTGTATGCGCTGCAGGGCAAAGGAATCATCAGCGGCCAGCATGATTATCTGGAGAGCTCTGATGAATTCAACAATAAGCTTAAGAATACGAGCGGACAGTATGCCGCACTGCATGGGTATGAAATGGGGGCCATCACTAACCAGACAGAGCAGATGATCGCGAATCAGCGGCAGTGGGGTGTGGACAGTGCGATACGCTGGCATAAGAACGGCGGTATTGTAACGATGACCTATCATGCGCATTTGCCGGGGACGGCTCCGCTATGGTCCAACGTTTCCATGAGCCTTAAGGAAGCCGATTTTGCCAAATATGTCACTCCCGGAACGGCCCAATACAACGCGCTGATTGCAGACCTGGACAAGGCAGCCGTCTACCTCAAAAAGCTGAGGGACGCCGGAGTGCCTGTACTGTGGAGACCTTATCATGAGATGAACGGCGGATGGTTCTGGTGGGGACGCCAAAGCAGATTCAGAGATCTGTGGGAGATTATGTTCGAGCGGTACACCAATGATCACGGGCTGCATAATCTGCTCTGGGTATGGAGTCCCAATGCCAAAAATGAATGGTGTGATGAACCGGCAGCTTATTATCCCGGGGCTGGAAGGGTAGATGTGCTTGCGCTCGATATATATGAAGGGGATTTCAAAAACAGCCACCACGACAGTCTGTGGGACCTGGGGCGCGGCAAGCTCATTGCGATCGGGGAAAATGGCCAGCTGCCCTCACCGGCGCTGCTGTCGAAGTCCCAGACCAAGTGGTCTTACCAGATGACCTGGGCCAAGCTGCTGTACGAGAAAAATACGGAAGCAGTTATCAAAGCGTTCATGGCAGACTCCTTTGTGTTGACCCGGGAAGAGTATGCTGCAAAGGCGGCAGCGGTTCCGGCACCTGGTACTCCTGTACCTCCGGCCAACGGCCTGAGAGGAGAGTATTATAACAATGCGACCCTCAGCGGAAGTCCCGTGCTTGTCCGGACGGATGCCAACATTAATTTTGTCTGGAGACAGGCTGCACCCGATCCGGCGGTTGTACCCAATCTGTTCTCGGTGCGCTGGAGGGGCAGACTGGGTGCGGCATACAGTGAGACTTATACTATATATTCCTATTCAGATGACGGCATCCGGATATGGATTGACGGTACGCTTGTTATCGACAGCTGGATGAAGCAGAGCGGAGAGGAACGCAGAGGCAGCGTAAAGCTGACAGCAGGCAGACTGCATGAGTTCAAGGTGGAGTATTTTGAGAATCAGGGCGATGCGCGGGCGGTACTGATGTGGGAGAGCCCCAGTCAGGCTAAAAGCGTGATTCCGGCCGGGGCATTTTATATGCCTTAG
- a CDS encoding cytidine deaminase, with protein MDYEISIEDETLVAAAQEIIRKRYEWERHHVSAALRTKTGEIFTAVHLEASLPRVTVCAEAMVIGKAISEGYKDFDTIVAVRHPDPDSEDREIKIVSPCGMCRELIADYGRDCKVIIMQEDKLAKTDILELLPMRYSR; from the coding sequence ATGGACTATGAAATTTCAATAGAGGATGAGACGCTGGTAGCTGCCGCACAGGAAATTATCAGGAAGCGTTATGAGTGGGAAAGGCATCATGTCAGTGCTGCGCTGCGGACGAAGACGGGGGAGATTTTTACAGCGGTTCATCTGGAAGCCAGCCTGCCGCGGGTTACGGTCTGCGCGGAAGCTATGGTCATCGGCAAGGCGATCTCCGAAGGATATAAGGATTTTGATACCATTGTTGCGGTAAGGCACCCCGACCCGGACAGTGAAGACAGAGAGATTAAGATCGTCTCGCCCTGCGGGATGTGCCGCGAGCTGATTGCGGATTACGGCAGGGATTGTAAAGTGATTATTATGCAGGAGGACAAGCTGGCCAAAACAGACATTCTGGAGCTGCTGCCCATGAGATATTCGAGATAA
- a CDS encoding NucA/NucB deoxyribonuclease domain-containing protein: MKRKKLIPSLIIIVLLALAAYLFEENGIVIDQPPAKDSEVVQLVFPSDRYPETAEHIQEAIQSGESAICTIDREQAEDNRKESLKGVPTKKGYDRDEWPMAMCAEGGAGADIEYITPSDNRGAGSWVGNQLEEYPDGTRVKFIFE, encoded by the coding sequence GTGAAAAGAAAGAAACTCATCCCCAGCCTCATTATCATTGTGTTACTCGCGCTGGCCGCTTACTTATTCGAGGAGAACGGCATAGTAATTGATCAGCCGCCTGCAAAAGATTCTGAGGTTGTGCAGCTCGTGTTCCCATCGGACCGTTACCCGGAGACAGCGGAGCACATTCAGGAGGCTATCCAGAGCGGAGAATCCGCAATCTGTACGATCGACAGGGAGCAGGCGGAAGACAACCGCAAGGAATCCCTGAAGGGTGTTCCGACCAAAAAAGGCTATGACCGTGATGAATGGCCGATGGCCATGTGCGCGGAGGGCGGAGCCGGAGCAGATATAGAATATATAACGCCAAGCGACAACCGCGGGGCCGGAAGCTGGGTCGGCAATCAGCTGGAGGAGTATCCGGACGGGACCCGGGTGAAGTTTATATTCGAATAA
- a CDS encoding YjcZ family sporulation protein, translating into MVCPWTSTSAILVLFILLVIITKACIF; encoded by the coding sequence GTGGTTTGCCCTTGGACATCAACCAGTGCCATTCTGGTTCTGTTCATTCTGCTCGTGATCATCACGAAAGCCTGTATATTCTAA
- a CDS encoding YjfB family protein has translation MDIAALSIGMSQASLQQAVSLQVFNIAKDTAEIQSQNMAQMLGQSPHPNLGKTLDIRV, from the coding sequence ATGGACATTGCGGCATTATCCATAGGCATGAGTCAGGCATCCTTGCAGCAGGCAGTAAGCCTGCAGGTCTTTAATATTGCCAAGGATACGGCTGAGATCCAGAGTCAGAATATGGCTCAGATGCTCGGACAAAGTCCTCACCCGAATCTGGGAAAAACACTTGATATTCGCGTCTGA
- a CDS encoding ImmA/IrrE family metallo-endopeptidase, with amino-acid sequence MIKLHSYYQMTALEKWTEDLYQRLNVSQPSQITIEYIAERLNIWVHYLDVRSKSIEASAGMYSMFIDNRLPPELQRLEFLHELCHLLRHAGKHTLMPEHYTQAQQDESERFILYAAMPYSMISSLPVPELREDAILYIAEVFKVPCELALQRIDQIQRRVFQGQLIAVMERNEDRSLLHRHIR; translated from the coding sequence GTGATTAAGCTGCACTCCTACTATCAAATGACCGCCCTGGAGAAATGGACCGAAGATTTATATCAGCGGCTGAATGTCTCTCAGCCTTCGCAGATAACCATTGAGTACATAGCTGAACGACTGAATATCTGGGTCCACTATCTGGACGTAAGAAGCAAGAGTATTGAAGCCTCTGCAGGGATGTACAGCATGTTTATCGATAACCGGCTGCCTCCCGAGCTGCAGCGGCTGGAATTCCTGCATGAGCTCTGTCATCTGCTGCGCCATGCCGGCAAGCATACGCTGATGCCGGAACATTATACACAGGCTCAGCAGGATGAATCGGAGCGTTTCATTCTCTATGCAGCCATGCCCTATTCCATGATCTCCAGCCTGCCGGTTCCCGAACTGCGTGAGGATGCGATTCTGTATATCGCAGAGGTCTTCAAGGTTCCTTGTGAGCTCGCCCTGCAGCGGATTGACCAGATTCAGCGGCGTGTGTTCCAGGGCCAGTTAATCGCCGTAATGGAGAGGAACGAGGACAGAAGCCTCCTCCACCGGCATATTCGCTAA
- a CDS encoding YjcZ family sporulation protein encodes MGACGYGENVGPVGGVGCGGLGTSTAAILVLFILLVIITKAFWV; translated from the coding sequence ATGGGCGCTTGTGGTTACGGAGAAAATGTAGGTCCTGTTGGTGGAGTAGGATGTGGCGGTCTGGGTACATCTACTGCAGCAATTCTGGTATTGTTCATCCTGCTGGTCATCATCACTAAAGCATTCTGGGTGTAG